A section of the Candidatus Tanganyikabacteria bacterium genome encodes:
- a CDS encoding site-specific DNA-methyltransferase codes for MAPAAVPWRDGISLLIEGENLPVLAGLAGAGVRLAYLDPPFMTGDAFFVGDEEAYRDDLGPDAHLQMLYERLLLVREALAPDGTVCVHLDHHIAHAAKLVLDEAFGRFLNEIVWFYQGGALTGVRRHLPRKHDTLLWYAKGPQHVFHPPRQSEVSSQMQRRWGHYADRDGRIPFGRIRHEGQTYARLRRRFLRDHGREPADGDLAFTLQGSLVRSVWTDIPEVRNSPRYVESTGYPTQKPLALLERLIGMATDPGDLVLDPFCGSGTALLAAERLGRRWIGVDRGTQAIRVAAGRLAGGTFRRAALG; via the coding sequence GTGGCGCCGGCCGCCGTGCCCTGGCGCGACGGGATTTCGCTGCTAATCGAGGGCGAGAATCTGCCGGTGCTCGCCGGCCTCGCCGGGGCCGGCGTCAGGCTGGCCTACCTGGATCCGCCCTTCATGACCGGCGACGCGTTCTTCGTGGGCGACGAAGAGGCATACCGGGACGATCTGGGGCCGGACGCCCACCTGCAGATGCTGTACGAGCGCCTCTTGCTGGTTCGGGAGGCCCTCGCCCCCGACGGGACGGTTTGCGTCCACCTCGATCACCACATCGCCCACGCGGCCAAACTCGTGCTGGATGAGGCATTCGGCCGCTTCCTCAACGAAATCGTATGGTTCTACCAGGGCGGCGCGCTCACCGGCGTGCGCCGCCACCTGCCCCGCAAGCACGACACGTTGCTCTGGTACGCGAAGGGGCCGCAGCACGTGTTCCACCCGCCCCGCCAGAGCGAGGTGTCATCCCAGATGCAGCGCCGCTGGGGCCATTACGCGGATCGAGACGGCCGCATCCCTTTCGGCCGCATCCGCCACGAGGGCCAGACGTACGCACGCCTGCGCCGCCGCTTCCTGCGGGATCACGGGCGCGAACCGGCGGACGGCGACCTGGCGTTCACCCTCCAGGGCTCGCTCGTGCGCTCGGTCTGGACCGACATCCCGGAGGTCCGCAACAGCCCGCGCTACGTCGAGAGCACCGGCTACCCCACGCAGAAGCCCCTCGCGCTTCTGGAGCGGCTGATCGGCATGGCCACGGATCCCGGAGACCTGGTACTGGATCCATTTTGCGGCTCGGGCACGGCGCTACTGGCCGCCGAGCGCCTGGGCCGGCGGTGGATCGGGGTCGATCGCGGAACCCAGGCCATACGCGTCGCGGCCGGCCGCCTGGCGGGCGGCACCTTCCGGAGAGCTGCCCTCGGCTAG